The following are from one region of the Quercus robur chromosome 1, dhQueRobu3.1, whole genome shotgun sequence genome:
- the LOC126690064 gene encoding protein NRT1/ PTR FAMILY 3.1 — MEEKGNRGRMKKGGWVTMPFIFANEISEKLAVVGFSTNMINYLTTQLHMPVTKAANTLTNFGGTASLTPLLGAFISDAFVGRFWTITVASIVYQIGMISLTLSAVLPQLRPPPCKGDQVCREADAGQEAILYISLLLGALGSGGIRPCVVAFGADQFDETDPKQNTKTWTFFNWYYFVMGASILVAVTVLVYIQDNVGWGWGLGIPTIAMLISVITFIIGYPLYRNLDPVGSPFTRLVQVIVAAYKKRKLPSVYDPKLLYQNDELDASISLAGKLVHTKHMKFLDKAAIVTEEDNLKSGQAPNFWRLNTVHRVEELKSVIRMGPIWASGILLITAYAQQSTFSILQAKTMNRHITKSFQIPAGSMTVFSYITMLITIAFYDRLFIPLARKFTGLDRGITFLHRMGIGFVISILATLVAGFAEVKRKNVALAHGLIDQPHPDIPISVFWLVPQYCLHGLAEAFMSIGHLEFFYDQAPESMRSTAMALFWLAISFGNYFSSLLVFVVHKFSAGPNGSNWLRNDNLSKGKLEYFYWLLTLLQVVNLIYYLYCAKIYTFKPVQVHGKESGTSEEDGVELANRV; from the exons atggaggagaaagGGAACCGTGGAAGAATGAAAAAAGGAGGGTGGGTCACAATGCCCTTCATCTTTG caAACGAGATTAGTGAGAAGTTGGCTGTGGTAGGATTTAGTACTAATATGATTAACTACTTAACAACACAGCTGCATATGCCAGTAACCAAAGCAGCTAACACCCTCACCAACTTTGGAGGGACTGCAAGCTTGACACCTTTGCTTGGGGCCTTCATCTCTGATGCATTTGTTGGTCGGTTCTGGACCATAACAGTTGCTTCCATCGTATACCAAATA GGCATGATTAGCTTAACACTCTCAGCAGTACTGCCACAACTTAGGCCACCCCCATGTAAAGGTGATCAAGTGTGCAGAGAAGCCGATGCCGGACAGGAGGCAATCCTATACATATCTCTCCTACTAGGAGCCCTAGGATCGGGTGGGATCCGACCCTGTGTAGTGGCATTCGGAGCAGATCAATTTGATGAGACGGATCCTAAGCAAAACACCAAGACATGGACTTTTTTCAACTGGTACTATTTTGTCATGGGGGCATCCATACTAGTGGCTGTGACCGTTCTTGTTTATATTCAAGATAACGTTGGATGGGGTTGGGGCCTTGGCATTCCCACCATCGCTATGTTAATTTCAGTTATTACTTTTATTATCGGGTACCCACTTTACCGGAACTTGGATCCGGTTGGGAGTCCATTTACCCGGTTGGTACAAGTGATTGTGGCCGCCTACAAGAAGAGAAAGCTGCCTTCGGTATATGATCCTAAATTATTATACCAAAATGACGAGCTTGATGCCTCAATTTCTTTGGCAGGGAAACTTGTTCACACCAAGCACATGAA GTTCCTTGACAAGGCAGCTATTGTTACAGAAGAAGACAACCTCAAATCTGGGCAAGCACCAAACTTTTGGAGATTGAACACTGTTCATAGAGTGGAAGAATTAAAATCAGTGATCCGAATGGGTCCTATATGGGCTTCAGGCATCCTTCTTATCACAGCCTATGCACAACAAAGCACATTCTCAATTCTACAAGCCAAAACCATGAATAGGCACATCACAAAATCCTTCCAAATCCCTGCTGGCTCCATGACTGTCTTCTCCTATATCACCATGCTCATCACAATCGCATTTTATGACCGTCTTTTCATTCCCTTGGCTCGCAAATTCACTGGGCTTGACCGTGGCATCACCTTCTTGCATCGAATGGGAATCGGGTTTGTTATCTCCATACTCGCCACTCTAGTTGCCGGGTTCGCGGAAGTGAAGCGTAAAAATGTGGCTTTAGCACACGGTCTCATCGATCAGCCTCATCCTGATATCCCTATATCAGTATTTTGGCTTGTACCACAGTATTGCCTTCATGGGCTGGCTGAAGCTTTCATGTCCATAGGACATCTGGAGTTTTTCTACGACCAGGCACCAGAAAGCATGAGGAGCACTGCTATGGCATTGTTTTGGTTGGCTATTTCATTTGGGAATTATTTCAGCTCGCTACTTGTTTTCGTAGTGCACAAGTTTAGTGCTGGGCCTAATGGATCAAACTGGCTTCGGAATGACAATCTGAGTAAGGGAAAGTTGGAATACTTCTACTGGCTACTCACATTGTTGCAAGTCGTAAATCTTATTTACTACTTGTATTGCGCcaaaatatatacatttaagCCTGTTCAGGTGCATGGGAAAGAAAGCGGTACTTCTGAAGAAGATGGAGTTGAGCTTGCAAACCGGGTTTAG